The following proteins are co-located in the Silene latifolia isolate original U9 population chromosome 1, ASM4854445v1, whole genome shotgun sequence genome:
- the LOC141647509 gene encoding uncharacterized protein LOC141647509, protein MVTCQTPFSPMFGAEAVIPSEVLVPTHRYGCMIEELNQTEMITSLDTIDELRTSAQIRLAFYKQSVARSYNKNSKIRFLEVGDLVLRKVFKNTKNHKDGKFAHKLEGPYQVEGVVGCGAYKLITMQDQLIDKPWNILNLKKYHVY, encoded by the coding sequence ATGGTGACATGCCAAACACCCTTCAGTCCAATGTTTGGGGCAGAGGCAGTGATACCGTCAGAGGTCCTAGTTCCCacccacaggtatggatgtatgataGAGGAACTGAACCAGACggagatgattacgagtctggatacGATAGATGAATTGAGAACAAGTGCTCAGATACGCTTAGCCTTCTACAAGCAGTCAGTCgccagaagctacaacaagaacTCAAAAATCAGgttcctggaggtaggagacctggttctccgaaaGGTGTTCAAAAACACCAAGAACCACAAAGATGGTAAATTTGCCCATAAATTGGAAGGTCCATACCAGGTGGAAGGAGTTGTTGGCTGTGGTGCGTATAAGTTAATAACCATGCAGGATCAATTAATAGACAAACCATGGAACATACTCAACCTGAAGAAGTATCACGTTTACTAA